The Glycine max cultivar Williams 82 chromosome 3, Glycine_max_v4.0, whole genome shotgun sequence sequence ACTCTTGATGACATTTTGATACCATCTTTCAGGCATGCAGGTGATACCTTATTTGATGTTGACACAGTTCATAGAATTTTGGTAAACTTCTGTCAGCAGGATGATAGTGAAGAAGAACCAGAAGATGCTTCTGTTTTTGAATCCGACAGCCCTATTTCACCCTCTCAAACTGCACTAGTTAAAGTGTCAAAACTAATGGACAACTACCTTGCTGAAATTGCCCCTGATGCAAATCTAAAACTTTCCAAGTTTATGGTCATTGCAGAAACCCTACCCGCACATGCACGCACGATTCATGATGGGTTATATCGAGCAATTGATATTTACTTAAAGGTATGTTTTGTTATCTTTGCTTGATTGTATGTCTACAATATTTGGCTACTTTCAGTGAACAAGTTTAACAAGGAAATAGACTAAATCTGTTATTGTTGAATGAATCTAATCTAAAGAAAATTCCAGTTTCATGCCAGACATACACTTTCTCTGGATGCTCACAAAAGGATATCTACCTAACCACTCTCTTATTAAAgtatttatataattgtatGGATAAAACAGCTAATTAACTACACTAGATTTGTATatcattgataaaatattttcttggttTATCAAATTTATGTGGTAAATAACTAAATATGGTGTCTAATGTCTTAATCTTAAATCTTCCCTGAGGTAAGAGAAATTCTGTTTTCCTTAATCAGAATACTAAATTTGGCTTTGCAATTGTAAGCTGTTTCTTTATGTAATTTCAGGCTCATCAAGGATTGACAGATTTGGACAAGAAGAAACTATGCAAATTGATTGATTTTCAAAAGCTTTCTCAAGAAGCTGGAGCACATGCTGCACAAAATGAGCGCCTTCCTGTCCAATCAATAGTGCAAGTTCTATATTTTGAACAACTAAGACTTAGAAATTCTTTGTCATGCTCCTACGGGGAAGATGACCCCAAGCCAATACACCAGTCATGGCGCATAAGTAGCGGTGCACTAAGTGCAGCAATGTCTCCACGAGACAACTATGCATCATTGAGACGCGAAAACCGTGAGCTTAAACTTGAATTGGCTCGACTAAGAATGAGACTAAATGATCTGGAGAGGGAGCATGTTTGCATGAAGAGGGATATGGCCAAGTCTGGATCACGTAAATTTATGAGTTCTTTCTCCAAAAAAATTGGTAAACTTAGTCTTTTTGGACATAATTCTTCAAGAGGATCAAGTTCTCCATCCAGGAACTCTCAAAGAACAGATTCAAAGGTGATTGAGAGAACCTGTGCTAGCACAGAGTAGACAAAGGTGTagcttccttttttcttttgtttatctGTCATTGTACTCATGGGGCAAGGGTAAGTTATGCTCATGGTGACATATTCGCTTCTTTTTGTTTACTGTTGTTCCCTTTTTTGCCATCTTTATGTTAGTAAAGCTAGGAGGCTCCTCTTGCTTGCAGGTTCAGTTTTATGAGGATTGCTGCATTAGCTTTTTTGActatatattatgtataaaatGTTGACATGAACGTGTATGattatatgataatataattctacttttttttaaaacatcatgaaaatgaacaaatcataaacataataaatatttaaaaattaaaatttgaaagaaaaatgtaaattaaatgttgtaagaaaaatttaatattttgatttgcgTTGTAATTAAATGGTAGTATGCGTAACCTTTTTCCATTACCCAATTTtcaactaaattattttcattaattcttattattaatatgaatatgattaatttattcttacatataatcaaataatttatatttaaatgaacaGAAAAACTATTAAGTCATTTtactttgaaataaaatttacaaaagatTAACATAATCTTTACATAGTCATAAGttttatgaatatttattaatgtaatttCATTGTAGGAAATTGTATTCTTGCTATAGCTAAAATCCTTTGTGccaaaaaaaatgatgtaattTTAGCTCTATATAAGAGCATGTAACATCCTTGTAAAATAACTTTTAGTTCATTTGTGAAATTTAGAAATAGAATCTCAAAAAttctccttctctcttttttctctcttctctctctttttttcaacTGTGATTCTTCTATTGAGGTTTCTATTTGAATCCTTCATGATTCAAATGAACTAAATTTTGAGTTTCTAAGTGAGAGAAGTAGAATTCAAACATGTAATTATATGCTTGCCTTATACAGATTCACTGATCAAGCTATAAGTTTTAGGTCAAATCACATAAAGAAATAGGGATTTGGTTTAGAACTTAAGGATTAATCATTTTAGTTTGAACCTTTGTTGCATCGAGATAGATTGATTAGGAACAAATTTCATATGAAGAATTTTATGGATTGCATCTCGGCAACAACTAAACAATgataaaatttctcaaaaagaACATTTTTCTTAATGTATATTGGTGTTAAATATGCTCTTCGTGCTGAATTATTTGCAGCTATTCTAACATTTGAACATGCTCATCTAGTGGGTTGGTCTAAACTTTGGTTGGAATGTGACTCCACCTTAGTATTGGAtgctttcaaaatttcaaatctaGTTCCTTATGATCTCAACCGGAGGTAGATGGAATCATTGTATCAGACTTTCctcttgatttctttttcaaGTATCTCACATTTTTAGAGAAGGAAATCAATGTGCTAAAAAGATGACTAATTATGGTGTGGATCATAGATTAGAGGTTGCAGATTCCTTATGATCTCGATGGGATTCCTTACCACCTTTTATTGGTAGTTGTTTTTTCCATGATAGTTGCGGATTGCCTCTATTTCATTTTTGCTAGTTACTCATCATGGGTTTTGGTGAAGTCCCCCATGATTTGCTTgatcttcttttccttttattgaataaattgtGGGGTTTTGCTTATGATAAATAGGTGGAGGGGTATCAACATAGTTGGGATGTCTCTATTCCATTTTGGGCATTTTTGTCTCTacaacttttatttataaaaaaaggataGTTTGTCCCTTGTTATCCAATTTtcaactaaattattttcatttattattattattgttttcattattattatttgttagaCAATAATTTTGTCCGGGctccaaaaaatagaaaaaaaagaaaaaaaaagaagagaaagacaaaaaaaataggaacaaaaaaagagaagaaaaaaagatcaaTAACGAAAAAGGGACCCAATGGACTCTCTTTGAGAGTCtacctgatgcaatcctaccccccaagggcattggatagaagactccaagaagattgggccaaagatgcaagagaaggccctagggttctcatgagccttagggtagatttcgggcccatgggctaagtatgagtccacttatctttgtacatattagattaaggtttcattatttttgggtcttgtatttaaggctccataatgtaggtaaggtaccctagaaatgtaggatttttcagcccttgtattttagggcacctagactagtttttgtattaggggtagttttgtaatttcacatgcattaagtgaatatttgatgtgtgtgatggaaaataaatttaattgaattgggagaagcccaatccaattaaattttagagggggaggtgagcatttgcttgctacaccccattgccacatcatatagtcaccctttgtgcatgtgcttcatgctttacatgcctcatgccacctaagcatacttagtggagaatcttggacttgatcttaaattagtgggctaaaccatagctaaaattcactaatcataattagtgaaattttggctccaaaatttggctccacaaattcaatttcaaattcaagtgaaatttgaatagaaattcaaattcccctccaattttgtgtgacacttaggctataaatagaggccttgtgtgtgctttttttcaactttgatcatttgaaaattaaacttcaaagttcagagctctcttagagcataaaattttgtactcttctctccctctcccttcattcatctccttcttcctccaagctcttatccatgNNNNNNNNNNNNNNNNNNNNNNNNNNNNNNNNNNNNNNNNNNNNNNNNNNNNNNNNNNNNNNNNNNNNNNNNNNNNNNNNNNNNNNNNNNNNNNNNNNNNgggggtaggattgcatcattcacACTCCGAACACGGTAGTatctcaaatccagaggttctttgatgtgccatcattttcttctattttctaaaccctttttgcaccattttaattattgattggtcttaattgtcaattaattaggcagttttattatttgggcccattcagctaatttgatgtttttaatctaatttcaggaattaatgaagcattgggcttgaatctagaattgggcttggacttgaagagggcagactaatttattctataaaattagatcttatcttatctagatattatttagatttgatctcatctagatattatttcatctagatcttatcttatcttatcttatctagatttgatttgattttacttatgggcttggatttaaaacatatttgtaagctttggggctgaaaaaaaactatataacagcaccaaggttctagtttaggggccccctctctccctcgcgggagactctctctctctctcctctctctcttctatttttcgtttttagttttagtctctcttctctttctcttttattttcattttttttcaattccagttcagacttttagttttatcaataaaatttcattctctatttgattaatggaaggctaagtccgcagcgttgttttcccttgaggatcaagcacagttctctttgaggttttattattactgttaaattctgtttagtttttcctcttcactaattactttgaatttgttgcttttaattcatgcatgcttagtgcttgattaattgtctctgcgcttaatttacgttcatgcttaatgatcgtttatgagtaattggtgtatgtgatgcttaatcacataatgaatgccttatgttgaatttcgcttagtaatttaatttagggttggattaagtggttaaactgataaaggataaactctcgtaacctaggataagagacttgcttgtgaatcaaggggaagcaacgtgttttaattctgatattttctaattcacatatattcgctgtttaatttacaaaagcaaacaaccccccccccccatcgttactgttactgttactgcaagtatattatgaacatttggcttgtcactgctcgttgggaaacgacctaggatcacttcctagttactacattttaatgtttatttgattcgggtacggcctcgatcaaatttggcgccgttgccggggagcagtgtccaaaggttcataatagctagctattgttgtgtgtttaatcctttcgtgttttatgtttaattgttagtattgtgttagtatgtgtgttagtgttgattagtttactggtattgataacagacaaatccagaatccatatatctaggctaattagacttatcaggttttagcgattttaatatatagattttagtccttattttcattgtcggtcttccttagaagtagttattccttatttttttactgttgggttttaggagtaagtatttagatttagtagatttagatcttatttatttgaatttcttagaagtagttatctttatcgcaatttaaatattttatcatatcttatctttaaattttctatcttatcttatctattatctttatcttttatcttcgaattttatctttaaatatcttatctttcttttatcttctaattttatctttaaatatcttatcttttctttaccttatcttctatcttctattttaaattcttatctcttgcttttaaattgggtttgcattaatctaaatcCGCCTAGAcacctacgagaatgccaagttctacaaagaaaagaccaagaagttccatgatagcatgataattaaaaaagactttgtggttgggcaaaaagtgttattgtataattctaggcttggactcatgagtggtaagttgaggtctaagtggattggtccttttgttgttactaatgtttttccttatggtacagttgagatcaaagcgactccacaaacaagagcttcaaggtcaacggacatcgacttaagccattcctcacgaacccttctttagtggacgtagtggtggaagagacttccttactccaccctactcttcctccaccatgacttagggagtttttcttttcctatctccttctttgcttttattacacttgtccgattctctttgatgatttaattgtttttaatcttttaattgtgctacattgaggacaatgtgttgtttaagtatgggggggggggggagtgttctttggttttgctagttttgttggttttgttaatttgttagttgtgttaatttgttaatgttgatagtttcgtcggattttcagtttaatattttgggtcaattttgtgtgcacgtacgactttgcatgtttttctttgaattataggatatgttcaagaaatgggtaattgttttgaaaataaaagttcttgacattttgtgacttgaaatccttgattcttctctacatgtcatgatagttttgaaagctcaatttgaaagtgatgattttacctttgtgagaatttgagccatccatcattataatcatttggtgtgttttgccccattgattgcttgcacaatagccttggcttgattcttgttgatgcgtcctaattcacatgcatatttggaaatgattaaggcaattttgttcttataagcttctagccaaatggacttaccttgaattaattcctttgatagcccttttgagccttgtttccctttccttgttttgaagctcactacaagccttaagtgaaaaaccatgatattaccatatccttaaggaattttggagctttggaattgttttgggaataagtgtggggggtttttgtttcattggacaacttgttttgttggctatgcttcatgatgtattttgggccatacttgatgtacattgtatattggttaaatgttggacatgctgaatgaaatgttgtttctcaaaggctaaaaaaaaaaaaaaaaaaaaaaaattcgaaaaaaaattcggaaagaaaaaaaaaagaaaagcaataaagttgagtgaataagatcttaaatggcacaagaatgatgaaactcttggttctacacttcatgtttaatttttatccttacttctttttattttcttatttttttttaatatgcacttattcccctttgctcctctattcctttgggatttagccacttattccatatttctccataccttgtccttggccccattacaaccttaaaagaccttttgatcctcatgtgcttgtgtttatgggttgattgtcaattttagaatcttgccaagtttatgtggtgtttgctttcatgggtgctttgagggtaaatagtagcctagacacttgagagatagagtgtatatcttgtgaggctttatcacttttcattcttgagctgattaactattttgccatgattgggttgcttggatgattttcatgaatgtcttgactttttggatctccttatgttagatgttacccattccttttattccttgatgttcattgagaaatatgtgaatgtttttgtttgtctccctctgatatccttggattttgttctttgtttcattttgcccaggagtgcaaaaggctaagtatggggggttttgatgtgccatcattttcttctattttctaaaccctttttgcaccattttaattattgattggtcttaattgtcaattaattaggcagttttattatttgggcccattcagctaatttgatgtttttaatctaatttcaggaattaatgaagcattgggcttgaatctagcattgggcttgaatctagaattgggcttggacttgaagagggcagactaatttattctataaaattagatcttatcttatctagatattatttagatttgatctcatctagatattatttcatctagatcttatcttatcttatcttatctagatttgatttgattttacttatgggcttggatttaaaacatatttgtaagctttggggctggaaaaaaactatataacagcaccaaggttctagtttaggggccccctctctccctcgcgggagactctctatctctctcctctctctcttctatttttcgtttttagttttagtctctcttctctttctcttttattttcgtttttttttcaattccagttcagacttttagttttatcaataaaatttcattctctatttgattaatggaaggctaagtctgcagcgttgttttcccttgaggatcaagcacagttctctttgaggttttattattactgttaaattttgtttagtttttcctcttcactaattactttgaatttgttgcttttaattcatgcatgcttagtgcttgattaattgtctctgcgcttaatttacgttcatgcttaatgatcatttatgagtaattggtgtatgtgatgcttaatcacataatgaatgccttatgttgaatttcacttagtaatttaatttagggttggattaagtggttaaaatgataaaggataaactctcgtaacctaggataagagacttgcttgtgaatcaaggggaagcaacgtgttttaattctgatattttctaattcacatatattcgttgtttaatttacaaaagcaaacaacccccccccccatcgttactgttactgttactgcaagtatattatgaacatttggcttgtcactgctcgttgggaaacgacctaggatcacttcctagttactacattttaatgtttatttgattcgggtacgacctcgatcattCTTGAACTCAttaattctttcctcaacacctgtaaaaagaataaaaacatatgtattagtgatgttgggtatgttagagtacggtaaggactgaaaacccctttcttggccatcttcccataagagaatatagttcctcaccaactcaatgaatggtgctacaagtataaaaaaatatgggacaaaccttttgtaaaagtttgttaagatattgaagccccaaatttcccttatacttggtggagtaggccactcaggaatgacctttattctcttagggtccatgggaagcccttgatcactatttaaaaagttaaggaaagtaatggaataaaacatacctttttctttattttcatgttgattattcctacaaaaaattatgacaaacctaaggtgtcccacatgagcacaTAGGTttacattgaaacaaaaaataagaacaaacctacctaatgagtccttatgtacacaaatcatgaagatgttgggtgcatgagtgattttacaaaagagtgttgcaccactcaacacattcatcataccacctatcatagggatttggtgcctaataatacctattttaggccccaacaaagcacaaggatttaagctcttgcgaaccaaaccctcatccaacaacttctttacttgaggaataaactcaagcccaagaggtgtggcaatgctagcaagtgtcattttacaaaagagaagatgtggaggttgtctaagagggaaagtttctttaatgtttgtctttattgtaaaattagtttccttcttagctaaactcttggaggagacacttaactccttacacttctctttaaccagtaatggttgtccttcttcttgggggtaaatttcttcactagattcttctccttttgctttttcactttcactagaggaaggtgaagtagtagcctcatcttggctattataaatgtcttggcccctcataatcatggtttttgtggtgggacATTGataagtaatgtgtcctcttccaagacatttaaagcactttatagagctagttttcacttgcatactagccttaggggcttgcttatctattgtcttccccttatcatttttgggcttagaaggtgtcacccttaagatgccttgaccttggtctttctttggataagagtgagagccataagattttgaagaaggctttcttttaagttgttgctccactcttatacaaagttggactagctcatctaggtccctatatggaaggagttcaaccttgtccctcacttccatattaagcccactaaggaacctagctatgcttgttctttcctcctccttaactccagctcttaaaaggagtagttccatttgttgtttatattcttcaacactcatactcccttgtctaagcccttggagcttgtccataagctccctttcatagtagaagggaatgtgcctcttcctaagggaactcttaagatcattccaatactctactggaggatccccatgaatccttcgttccctaacaagggaagtccaccaatagagggcatacccttgaaagctaagggtagccaatggaacttttctctcttcgctaatatgatgacaatcaaagagttgttcaaccttcatttcccaatctaag is a genomic window containing:
- the LOC100799524 gene encoding BTB/POZ domain-containing protein At5g48800 isoform X4; its protein translation is MTEDFSKDNLGSRAEEYLDSIVCKNLEMCVEVLQQCESLLPLADALKVVSRCIDAIASKACAEQIASSFSRLEYSSSGRLHMSRQAKCDGDWWIEDLSVLRIDMYQRVITAMKCRGVRPESIGASLVNYAQKELTKKSSLWNPSSQTNVDSNSTLHEKLVVETIVSLLPVEKLAVPINFLFGLLRSAMMLDCTIASRLDMERRIGSQLDVATLDDILIPSFRHAGDTLFDVDTVHRILVNFCQQDDSEEEPEDASVFESDSPISPSQTALVKVSKLMDNYLAEIAPDANLKLSKFMVIAETLPAHARTIHDGLYRAIDIYLKAHQGLTDLDKKKLCKLIDFQKLSQEAGAHAAQNERLPVQSIVQVLYFEQLRLRNSLSCSYGEDDPKPIHQSWRISSGALSAAMSPRDNYASLRRENRELKLELARLRMRLNDLEREHVCMKRDMAKSGSRKFMSSFSKKIGKLSLFGHNSSRGSSSPSRNSQRTDSKVIERTCASTE